One region of Primulina tabacum isolate GXHZ01 chromosome 17, ASM2559414v2, whole genome shotgun sequence genomic DNA includes:
- the LOC142530313 gene encoding uncharacterized protein LOC142530313 isoform X1: protein MSIICGLPILECVYCLACARWAWKRCLHTAGHDSETWGMATPEEFEPVPRLCRYILAVYEDDLRQPLWEPPRGYGIDPDCLIKKTNYEDTRGKAPPYLVYLDHEHNDIVLAIRGLNLAKESDYAVLLDNKLGRRKFDGGYVHNGLLNAAGVVLNAECDGLKELVKKYPNYTLTFTGHSLGSGVAALLTLVVVQNLDKVGNIDRRRVRCFAIAPARCMSLNLAVRYADVINSIVLQDDFLPRTATPLEDIFKSLFCLPCILCLRCVADTCIPEEKKLKDPRRLYAPGRLYHIVERKPFRCGRFPPVVKTAVPVDGRFEHIVLSCNATSDHAILWIEREAERALELMQEKDHALESPEKQRMERQETLEKEHSEEYNAALRRAVSLSVPHAFSPSRYGTFDQTSDEESHKSFGDSSRGSSTRSRGRENWDELIERLFEKDDSGHIVLKKTLVTD, encoded by the exons ATGTCAATTATCTGTGGTCTGCCCATTCTTGAGTGTGTATATTGTTTAGCATGTGCTCGATGGGCATGGAAGCGGTGCCTACACACTGCAGGCCATGATAGCGAGACATGGGGCATGGCCACACCCGAAGAATTCGAACCCGTCCCTAGGCTCTGCCGATACATATTAGCTGTCTATGAAGATGATCTTAGACAACCCCTCTGGGAGCCTCCTCGAGGGTATGGAATCGATCCCGATTGTTTAATTAAGAAGACAAATTATGAGGACACTCGTGGGAAAGCGCCCCCGTACTTGGTATATCTGGATCATGAGCATAACGATATAGTTCTTGCAATAAGAGGCCTTAATCTTGCGAAGGAGAGTGACTATGCAGTTTTGTTAGATAATAAGCTCGGGAGAAGGAAATTTGATGGGGGTTATGTCCATAATGGGCTTTTGAACGCCGCAGGGGTGGTTTTGAATGCAGAATGTGATGGTTTGAAGGAGCTGGTAAAAAAATATCCGAATTATACTTTGACTTTTACGGGACATTCTCTAGGGTCAGGTGTGGCGGCACTATTGACACTGGTCGTGGTGCAGAACCTTGATAAAGTGGGCAATATCGACAGGAGGAGAGTCAGGTGCTTTGCTATTGCACCGGCCAGATGTATGTCTCTTAATTTGGCTGTGAGATATGCTGATGTTATCAATTCTATTGTTCTTCAG GATGATTTCTTACCCAGAACAGCCACCCCCTTGGAAGACATCTTTAAGTCACTTTTCTG TTTGCCTTGCATATTATGCTTAAGGTGCGTGGCTGATACATGCATACCAGAAGAGAAGAAGCTGAAAGATCCAAGAAGACTATACGCACCTGGTCGCCTTTATCACATTGTTGAGCGAAAACCATTCAG ATGTGGAAGATTCCCTCCGGTTGTGAAGACAGCAGTGCCAGTTGATGGAAGATTCGAGCATATAGTTCTCTCTTGCAATGCCACTTCTGACCATGCCATTCTCTGGATAGAGAGAGAAGCCGAAAGGGCTCTTGAA TTGATGCAAGAGAAAGATCACGCGCTTGAGAGTCCAGAAAAACAAAGGATGGAGCGTCAGGAGACGTTAGAGAAAGAGCACAGTGAGGAGTACAATGCTGCTTTGCGAAGGGCTGTTTCATTGTCCGTTCCACATGCTTTTTCACCTTCTCGATATGGAACCTTTGATCAAACATCCGATGAAGAGTCCCATAAATCTTTTGGTGATTCCTCACGAGGATCATCGACAAGAAGCAGAGGTAGAGAAAACTGGGATGAGCTGATCGAGCGTCTTTTTGAGAAGGATGATTCTGGTCACATAGTACTGAAAAAAACACTAGTTACTGATTGA
- the LOC142530313 gene encoding uncharacterized protein LOC142530313 isoform X2 — translation MSIICGLPILECVYCLACARWAWKRCLHTAGHDSETWGMATPEEFEPVPRLCRYILAVYEDDLRQPLWEPPRGYGIDPDCLIKKTNYEDTRGKAPPYLVYLDHEHNDIVLAIRGLNLAKESDYAVLLDNKLGRRKFDGGYVHNGLLNAAGVVLNAECDGLKELVKKYPNYTLTFTGHSLGSGVAALLTLVVVQNLDKVGNIDRRRVRCFAIAPARCMSLNLAVRYADVINSIVLQDDFLPRTATPLEDIFKSLFWCVADTCIPEEKKLKDPRRLYAPGRLYHIVERKPFRCGRFPPVVKTAVPVDGRFEHIVLSCNATSDHAILWIEREAERALELMQEKDHALESPEKQRMERQETLEKEHSEEYNAALRRAVSLSVPHAFSPSRYGTFDQTSDEESHKSFGDSSRGSSTRSRGRENWDELIERLFEKDDSGHIVLKKTLVTD, via the exons ATGTCAATTATCTGTGGTCTGCCCATTCTTGAGTGTGTATATTGTTTAGCATGTGCTCGATGGGCATGGAAGCGGTGCCTACACACTGCAGGCCATGATAGCGAGACATGGGGCATGGCCACACCCGAAGAATTCGAACCCGTCCCTAGGCTCTGCCGATACATATTAGCTGTCTATGAAGATGATCTTAGACAACCCCTCTGGGAGCCTCCTCGAGGGTATGGAATCGATCCCGATTGTTTAATTAAGAAGACAAATTATGAGGACACTCGTGGGAAAGCGCCCCCGTACTTGGTATATCTGGATCATGAGCATAACGATATAGTTCTTGCAATAAGAGGCCTTAATCTTGCGAAGGAGAGTGACTATGCAGTTTTGTTAGATAATAAGCTCGGGAGAAGGAAATTTGATGGGGGTTATGTCCATAATGGGCTTTTGAACGCCGCAGGGGTGGTTTTGAATGCAGAATGTGATGGTTTGAAGGAGCTGGTAAAAAAATATCCGAATTATACTTTGACTTTTACGGGACATTCTCTAGGGTCAGGTGTGGCGGCACTATTGACACTGGTCGTGGTGCAGAACCTTGATAAAGTGGGCAATATCGACAGGAGGAGAGTCAGGTGCTTTGCTATTGCACCGGCCAGATGTATGTCTCTTAATTTGGCTGTGAGATATGCTGATGTTATCAATTCTATTGTTCTTCAG GATGATTTCTTACCCAGAACAGCCACCCCCTTGGAAGACATCTTTAAGTCACTTTTCTG GTGCGTGGCTGATACATGCATACCAGAAGAGAAGAAGCTGAAAGATCCAAGAAGACTATACGCACCTGGTCGCCTTTATCACATTGTTGAGCGAAAACCATTCAG ATGTGGAAGATTCCCTCCGGTTGTGAAGACAGCAGTGCCAGTTGATGGAAGATTCGAGCATATAGTTCTCTCTTGCAATGCCACTTCTGACCATGCCATTCTCTGGATAGAGAGAGAAGCCGAAAGGGCTCTTGAA TTGATGCAAGAGAAAGATCACGCGCTTGAGAGTCCAGAAAAACAAAGGATGGAGCGTCAGGAGACGTTAGAGAAAGAGCACAGTGAGGAGTACAATGCTGCTTTGCGAAGGGCTGTTTCATTGTCCGTTCCACATGCTTTTTCACCTTCTCGATATGGAACCTTTGATCAAACATCCGATGAAGAGTCCCATAAATCTTTTGGTGATTCCTCACGAGGATCATCGACAAGAAGCAGAGGTAGAGAAAACTGGGATGAGCTGATCGAGCGTCTTTTTGAGAAGGATGATTCTGGTCACATAGTACTGAAAAAAACACTAGTTACTGATTGA
- the LOC142531508 gene encoding uncharacterized protein At3g49055 isoform X1: MAFTHLQKQNQHSIQEKKDALQETAEERGCRDGIFKAKNLLREREEEFVRENEQLRREIGVFTKNLEVINLAKDSLMRIISGLEEGGLENFGEEREENEHDLENDELLVESDLVLRLINMISLKLNHYKDSNIKEKRELEIRLVNLEEENKDVNSLLRIALVEKETLEENLRKLKGENEQKRLAILQIAEKGLQKVGFGFLMGFGYNDQTSNDSDANSGTKSDDSEHAEEVVNLASAMEKIMKNLRQEIAELRSSLQESRLETEHLLSMTFKQDEKLAERTRKIRELEDTEEKLMQNVEALLLEIKETEEDATRWREACELEAEAGKNAVMERDKLISILKQELERKSVALDVSNGKLTLKNELVNAADVAREAAERSLQLADSRAAGLHERIEELTKQLEDCEKSKSTRRRMRYICWPFPLNPANSPASGVRNVKRMVPEMLALDN, from the exons ATGGCGTTCACTCACTTACAGAAACAAAATCAACATTCCATCCAAGAAAAGAAAGACGCTTTGCAAGAAACCGCGGAAGAGAGAGGGTGCCGGGACGGAATTTTCAAGGCCAAGAACCTTCTTAGGGAAAGGGAGGAAGAGTTTGTGAGGGAGAATGAACAGTTGAGGAGAGAAATCGGGGTTTTCACGAAGAATCTTGAGGTTATAAACTTGGCGAAAGATAGCTTGATGAGAATAATCTCGGGTTTAGAAGAGGGCGGGCTCGAAAATTTTGGCGAAGAACGTGAAGAAAATGAACATGATCTTGAAAATGATGAGTTATTAGTGGAATCAGATCTTGTTTTGAggcttataaatatgatctcactgAAACTCAATCATTATAAGGATTCAAATATAAAGGAGAAGAGGGAATTAGAGATCAGATTGGTGAATTTGGAGGAAGAAAACAAAGATGTCAACAGCTTGCTTAGAATTGCATTGGTGGAGAAAGAGACACTGGAGGAGAATTTAAGGAAGTTAAAGGGAGAAAATGAGCAAAAAAGATTGGCAATTTTACAGATTGCCGAAAAGGGTTTACAAAAAGTCGGATTCGGATTTTTGATGGGATTTGGATACAATGATCAGACATCGAATGATTCGGATGCAAATTCCGGGACTAAATCAGACGACAGTGAACATGCAGAGGAAGTTGTTAATCTG GCTTCAGCTATGGAGAAAATCATGAAGAATTTGCGACAGGAGATTGCTGAATTGAGGAGCTCTTTACAAGAATCAAG GTTAGAAACAGAGCACCTACTGAGCATGACATTCAAGCAAGATGAAAAATTAGCCGAAAGAACGAGAAAAATCAGAGAATTAGAAGACACAGAAGAAAAGCTAATGCAAAAT GTTGAAGCATTACTTTTAGAAATCAAAGAAACTGAAGAAGATGCCACAAGATGGAGGGAAGCTTGTGAATTGGAAGCAGAAGCTGGGAAAAACGCCGTTATGGAGCGTGACAAACTG ATCAGCATTTTGAAACAAGAACTCGAAAGAAAGAGTGTAGCTTTGGACGTATCAAATGGTAAGCTAACGCTGAAAAACGAGCTTGTAAACGCTGCAGATGTTGCACGTGAAGCAGCCGAAAGATCCCTTCAGCTGGCTGACAGCCGAGCTGCAGGATTACACGAAAGGATCGAGGAATTAACGAAGCAATTAGAAGATTGCGAAAAGAGCAAGAGTACTAGGCGTAGAATGAGGTATATTTGTTGGCCTTTCCCTCTGAATCCTGCTAATAGTCCTGCCAGTGGGGTTAGGAATGTGAAGCGGATGGTACCTGAAATGCTAGCATTGGATAACTAG
- the LOC142531508 gene encoding uncharacterized protein At3g49055 isoform X2, which translates to MAFTHLQKQNQHSIQEKKDALQETAEERGCRDGIFKAKNLLREREEEFVRENEQLRREIGVFTKNLEVINLAKDSLMRIISGLEEGGLENFGEEREENEHDLENDELLVESDLVLRLINMISLKLNHYKDSNIKEKRELEIRLVNLEEENKDVNSLLRIALVEKETLEENLRKLKGENEQKRLAILQIAEKGLQKVGFGFLMGFGYNDQTSNDSDANSGTKSDDSEHAEEVVNLASAMEKIMKNLRQEIAELRSSLQESRLETEHLLSMTFKQDEKLAERTRKIRELEDTEEKLMQNVEALLLEIKETEEDATRWREACELEAEAGKNAVMERDKLHFETRTRKKECSFGRIKW; encoded by the exons ATGGCGTTCACTCACTTACAGAAACAAAATCAACATTCCATCCAAGAAAAGAAAGACGCTTTGCAAGAAACCGCGGAAGAGAGAGGGTGCCGGGACGGAATTTTCAAGGCCAAGAACCTTCTTAGGGAAAGGGAGGAAGAGTTTGTGAGGGAGAATGAACAGTTGAGGAGAGAAATCGGGGTTTTCACGAAGAATCTTGAGGTTATAAACTTGGCGAAAGATAGCTTGATGAGAATAATCTCGGGTTTAGAAGAGGGCGGGCTCGAAAATTTTGGCGAAGAACGTGAAGAAAATGAACATGATCTTGAAAATGATGAGTTATTAGTGGAATCAGATCTTGTTTTGAggcttataaatatgatctcactgAAACTCAATCATTATAAGGATTCAAATATAAAGGAGAAGAGGGAATTAGAGATCAGATTGGTGAATTTGGAGGAAGAAAACAAAGATGTCAACAGCTTGCTTAGAATTGCATTGGTGGAGAAAGAGACACTGGAGGAGAATTTAAGGAAGTTAAAGGGAGAAAATGAGCAAAAAAGATTGGCAATTTTACAGATTGCCGAAAAGGGTTTACAAAAAGTCGGATTCGGATTTTTGATGGGATTTGGATACAATGATCAGACATCGAATGATTCGGATGCAAATTCCGGGACTAAATCAGACGACAGTGAACATGCAGAGGAAGTTGTTAATCTG GCTTCAGCTATGGAGAAAATCATGAAGAATTTGCGACAGGAGATTGCTGAATTGAGGAGCTCTTTACAAGAATCAAG GTTAGAAACAGAGCACCTACTGAGCATGACATTCAAGCAAGATGAAAAATTAGCCGAAAGAACGAGAAAAATCAGAGAATTAGAAGACACAGAAGAAAAGCTAATGCAAAAT GTTGAAGCATTACTTTTAGAAATCAAAGAAACTGAAGAAGATGCCACAAGATGGAGGGAAGCTTGTGAATTGGAAGCAGAAGCTGGGAAAAACGCCGTTATGGAGCGTGACAAACTG CATTTTGAAACAAGAACTCGAAAGAAAGAGTGTAGCTTTGGACGTATCAAATGGTAA
- the LOC142530471 gene encoding uncharacterized protein LOC142530471 — translation MTGDKREGDKQKGVVTEKSTSPYHLSANDSPGNIITQVQLRGENYEEWARAMRTALRAKKKFGFIDGSVTELPDDSTEQEDWWTVNSMLVSWILNTIEPALRSTITYVEIAKELWDDIKERLSVGNGLSRPGTGVD, via the coding sequence ATGACTGGTGACAAGAGAGAAGGTGATAAACAGAAAGGTGTAGTGACAGAAAAGAGCACATCACCATATCATCTCTCGGCTAATGATAGTCCAGGGAATATTATCACGCAAGTGCAGCTGAGAGGCGAGAACTATGAAGAATGGGCGCGGGCCATGAGAACAGCTCTACGGGCCAAGAAAAAATTTGGCTTCATCGACGGTTCGGTTACGGAGCTGCCAGATGATTCTACAGAACAAGAAGATTGGTGGACGGTGAACTCCATGCTGGTGTCATGGATTTTGAACACAATTGAACCAGCTTTGCGCTCGACTATAACTTATGTGGAAATTGCGAAAGAATTGTGGGACGACATCAAAGAACGACTCTCGGTGGGGAATGGACTGTCACgtcccgggacgggggttgatTGA
- the LOC142530314 gene encoding gibberellin 20-oxidase-like protein gives MSIQLPVFDISQPLSSASLSALSLACKEWGFFHITNHGLSKELYTKLRFLSSQIFNLPSEVKQKAGPSSDIRTYTPHFIASPFFESLRVSGPDFFGSAQISSEALLNQPDSEFCEILAEYGSRMTYLSETILEMTIKSLGSDLDMKFLSEFKSCHGYLRINNYSPPNCTEEQETEGLGMHTDMSCITIVYQDDHGGLQVRSKEGKWMDINPHRDTLVVNIGDLMEAWSNGKFRSSEHRVILKQNVNRFSIAFFWCFEDEKTISAPHEIVGEGNLRLYKPFLCTDYLRFRENNEKGKFEKVGFTVKHFAGIDETGDQMEEKSADDLWFISTKILNLRRSSR, from the exons atgtccatacaacTTCCTGTTTTTGATATTTCACAGCCCTTAAGCTCTGCTTCTCTTTCTGCCCTTTCTCTAGCCTGTAAAGAATGGGGTTTTTTTCACATAACAAACCATGGACTATCCAAAGAGTTGTACACGAAACTGCGTTTTTTGTCGAGCCAGATTTTTAATCTCCCCTCGGAGGTGAAACAGAAAGCAGGTCCTTCATCTGATATAAGAACATATACTCCCCATTTCATAGCCTCCCCTTTCTTCGAGAGTCTACGAGTATCAGGACCGGACTTCTTTGGCTCTGCGCAGATTTCTTCAGAAGCTCTTCTAAACCAGCCAGACTCGGAATTCTG TGAGATACTTGCAGAATATGGAAGTAGAATGACCTATTTATCAGAAACAATTCTTGAAATGACAATCAAGTCTTTAGGGAGTGATCTTGATATGAAATTCCTGTCCGAATTCAAGAGTTGCCATGGTTACTTAAGAATCAATAATTATTCTCCACCCAACTGTACGGAAGAACAAGAAACCGAAGGGCTTGGAATGCACACTGATATGAGCTGTATAACCATAGTTTATCAAGATGACCATGGTGGACTCCAAGTGAGATCTAAAGAAGGGAAATGGATGGACATAAATCCACACAGGGATACGCTCGTCGTGAATATTGGTGACTTGATGGAGGCCTGGAGCAACGGAAAATTCAGATCATCTGAGCATAGAGTTATCCTGAAACAAAATGTGAATCGATTCTCCATTGCTTTCTTTTGGTGTTTTGAAGACGAGAAAACGATCTCTGCTCCCCATGAAATCGTTGGAGAAGGGAATTTGAGACTCTACAAGCCTTTTCTTTGTACAGATTATTTGAGATTCAGAGAGAACAACGAGAAAGGAAAGTTTGAGAAAGTTGGTTTCACTGTCAAACATTTTGCAGGGATTGA TGAAACAGGTGATCAAATGGAGGAAAAATCAGCGGATGACTTGTGGTTCATTTCCACCAAGATCCTAAATTTGAGAAGAAGTTCGAGATGA